Genomic window (Gemmatimonadota bacterium):
GTGGAGTTCCAGCTCGGCGTTGCGCTGAGCGACACCGAGGCCGACGACGTCGCTCTGGACACCTGCCCGGGGCTCGACTTCGTAAGCCTCTGCAACGGCAATCGCCTGCCGAGCCACCCGAAGGAAACCATCAATGCCGGCCTCACGCTTTACTACCCGATGGACCCGGGTGAGTGGTTTCTGGGCGCGCAATACATCTACGTGGGCTCCTGGTTCAGCGACCTGAACAACGAAGAGGTCCTGCGGGAGCCGAGCTTCAACAAGCTGGATGTGCGGGCCGGGTTTTCGCATCGGAACTGGATGGTGTGGGCCTATCTCGAGAACGCCACCGACGAGCAGTGGTACGGGGCGACCTCCGACTTCTTTGGGGACGGAACCTATCCGATCTCGTTCCTGCAGAACCGGCCGCGCACCGTTGGCGTGCGCCTGCTGTACGAGTTCTGACTGGAACGTCCCATTCGCAGAATGAGGTTTCCAAAGTCAACCGCCCTTTTGCTCGGGTGTCTCCTGGCCCTGCCGGCGGGCGCCGCGGAGGAGGGCGAAGCGTTTTTCGCCAGCGAGGTGATGCCCAGGTTGGCCGAAAACGGTTGCGTGATGTGCCACAGCCCGGGGCGCGGGTATGTTCGGCCGGCCATCGAGTACCGGGAACTGCTCACCTATCTCGCCATGGGGCAGTCGGCGGACAACAACGTGCTGGTGTTCCGGCTGGCCAACCTGCGCAGCATGATGCCCGGCCGGCCGACCCACTTCGGCGGGCAGCGCTGCGCGACCCTTGAAGCCGAGCCCTGCGGTACGCTGATGAAGTGGTGGGAAGTCGAATTCGGAGATGAGGCATGAACCGATTGATTGCGCTGGGGCTGCTGCTAGGCGCCTGGTCACCGGCGGTATTGCCGGATGAGGGGGGTGGCATCGGGATCGGCGATGTTTCGACGGACGCGCCGGCCGATTTGGAAGTTCTTGCCGTGGAAGACGATGCCTGGTCCACGTTGGTCTCGGAAGACAGGCCGACGATGGCCTGGCAGGGGATCTTTGCTTCCGAAGACAACAAGGTGACGGTCGACTATTCCCAGTACGAAACCCATACGGCGAAGTTGTCCAATTGGGGCGGGG
Coding sequences:
- a CDS encoding cupin domain-containing protein, encoding MNRLIALGLLLGAWSPAVLPDEGGGIGIGDVSTDAPADLEVLAVEDDAWSTLVSEDRPTMAWQGIFASEDNKVTVDYSQYETHTAKLSNWGGDEFMVFIEGRVEITDSDGNSRVYGPGDMVVMPKGFTGTWRQLSPVRKISVTYGWPEH